The genomic segment CATGCTGCGCCACCAACTCGACCGCGCCGACGCCCTGGCCGACTCCCCCGTCCCGGCCGAACGCCTCCACCAGGTCAACCAACTCGCCCAGAACTACTACGCCAGCCAGCTCCAGGGATCGTGGGCCCAGCCCTACCTCGCCGAACGCCTCGGCGTCGACCTCACCGGCCACCCCACCATCCAACCCGGACACGCCCCCGCCGGCTGGACCAACCTCGCCACCCACCTACGCCGCCACGGCGTCACCGACCTCGAAATGCTCACCGCAGGCCTCGTCAAACCCGCCTCCACCGGCAACCTCATAGACCGCTTCCGCGACCGCCTCACCCTGCCCATCACCAACCACGACGGCTACATCCTCGGCTTCGTCGCCCGAGCCAACCCCACCCTGCCCGCCGACCAGGCCGGCCCCAAGTACCTCAACACCCCCACCACCCCCATCTACAGCAAGGGCGACCAGTTCTACGGCCACCCCCAACCCGGCAGCACCCCCGTCATCGTCGAAGGCCCCCTCGACGCCATCGCCATCACCCTCGCCACCGCCGGCCGCCACACCGGCCTCGCACCCCTCGGAACATCCCTCACCGACCACCAAGCCGCCCTCCTCGCCAACCAGGAGCGAGTCGTCCTGGCCACCGACAACGACCCCGCCGGAAACACCGCCGCCGACAAGGACCACTTCAAACTCGCCGTCCACCGCACCTACACCCTGCGCGCCGAACTCCCCGCAGGCAGCGACCCCGCCGAACTCCTCATCACCCACGGACCTGCAGCCCTCACCCGATGCCTCGACAACGCGAAACCCACCACCGACCGACTCATCAACTCCGCAGACGACGACGCGGTGGATCAGGCGCTCTCCGCGATTGCTGCTGCCCACCCCAGCACGTGGCAGCAGGGCCTGGAAGGGCTCAGCCAGCAGACAAGGATCCCGGAGGAGCACCTGCAAGCGCGACTCGTCCCCTTGGTCCAGGCCTGGAACGACACTCCCCGAGCAGCGGCCGCAGACGCCACGGCACAGCAGAGAGGACATATTCAGAGGACGGCCATCAACGCACGTTACCAGCGCGGCAGAGAAATCCCAAAGTGGCGGCCAACCACAGTTCCCCGTCGGTGACAGCATCAAAGATGAACGGACATCTCCCTTCTGCCGGGGAGACGCGCCTCCGGGCGGGGTTCCGGAGCGGTGGTACCGCCTCAACAGCCAAGATCCCTCCCATGTCGATCCCCGCCGCGGGGTTGGTGCCGTCGAGCTTGACAGTCGCATTCACATCACCACGCAACCAGGTCAGGGCCAGCTCCGCCGTGATTGTGCCGTCTGCCGTGGTGCAGGTGATGGCCAGCCCATCCCCAGTCAACCCGGAAGACTGGGCCGTCACCTGCTGCTGGCCGACGATCTGCCCGTGCTCGTCCAGGCGATCCGCTCGGCAGCCGGGTGCTTGATCACATCGGCCCAAGCTCTCTGTGGTCCGTGCTGAAGTGGGCCAGATCCTTGCGGCCTGCGGCGTCAGCTCGATGTCCTCGGCCCCGTAGACCTTGGTGGCCACGACGGCCCGGGTCCCCGCGGGGCTCGGGCCGTCGGCATTCCCTGCCCGCACAGCAGCACCATGGTTTGTGGTGGGGGTGGGTGATACCCGCACGTCGACGGTCAGGCGGGATTGTCCGACGAATCGGTGTAGTGACGCGTCATGGTGCCCGTGACGACGTCGGGTGGTGAGGGTCGGGAGGGTGGTGTTCTGCCCCAACCGGCGCCTGGCACCATCCAGGGTGAACGTGACCTTGGTGTCCCCTGGCTGACCGACTGGGCCGCGTCGCTGTCGTAGTAGGCCAGGCTCGTCGCCCCCTCGGCGGGCTTGATCGTTTCAGCGGCGGGAATGCTCGCCGGCCGACCAACGGATAGTAGGTCATCGTCGTTGAGACGGCCTTGAGTTTCCATCTTGACTCAAGAGTCCGACCACTATCAGCAACCCAAGAACCCCTCCTCCCAGAACCCAGCCCCATCCAGTACCTTCCAGATCACAACCCGCCATAAAGGGACAGCCAAACGCGAGGGCCGCTAAGACGAAAGCAGCCAGACGCAGCCTGATTGATGACCAATGCAGTCGCCACACCAAGGAGACCGCGCATAGAACCAGAAGGATCCACACATATACCGGATCCACGATGCTCACCATCCCGCGAAATTCTTGAAGGCAGAGAACCCGTTATACAGGTAACGACCCCAGAACTTCCGGGGTTGTGTCCGGTGGATATGACGATATCCAGCGCGACTATTCCACCGACCTGCAGTGGTACCCAAGTGCATTCTGAGCCGAGAAGCCCTCCTGATACCGTGCCGAGTCGCCACGAACCTTGTTGCACGAATTCCCCGCACCGGGCTGATCTTCGCACCGGCAACGTCCCAAGCGGTAGAAGCCACGAAGCGCCAGCTCCGCACGGATCTTCTCTCTCTACGATACCTGCGATAGCGCCCGTAGATGCTGACCGAAGCCGAAGCCACTGTAAGCGCGCCACACACAGCCGGCCCGCCAAAAATGCATGCCCCGGCAGACGCATAGCCGAGGACCGTGCCACCGTTGCGGTGCCACCAGCTACGCCACTTGGTTCCCGCGAGGTCTTGGTTGTTGACCGGATCCGTTGGGTAGCCATAGGCGGTGTCCCCGCCCTGGTACTCCGGATCCAGGGAAGTGAACAAGCCGGTGGCCTGGTTGTACAACCTCGCGCCCATCAACGTGATCCCGAGCGCATCCAGGGTGGCGCGCTCGTGGGCACCCAGCCACCCGTACCCGACACCCGCGGCACCCCCGACGGTGGCGGTCTTGGCGGTGGTGGGCTGCCCGTACTCGGTGTAGTCCGCCCAGGTGTCGATTCCGGTGGCCGGGTTGGCACCGTCCAGTTTCACCGTCGCGTTCACATCACCCCGCAGCCCGGCAAGGGCCAACTCCGCGGTGGTGACGCCGTTGATCGTGGTGAACGTGATGCCCATCCCATCCCCGGTCAACCCAGCAAACCGGGTGGTCACCTGCTGGCCGCCGCGCACGTCAACGGTCCAGGCGGGGTTGTCCGACGAATCGGTGTAGTGCCGCGTCACCGTCCCCGCCACCACATCAGGCGTCACCACGGGCCCGACGGTGGTGTTCTGCACCAGGCGCCTGCCAGCCCCATCCAGCGTGAACGTGACCTTGGTGTCCCCCTGAGCCACGGACTGCGCAGCATCACTGTCGTAGTACGCGAGGCTCATCGCCCCATTACTGGGCTTGATGGTGTCCGCGGCCGGGATGCTCGTCTGACGACCCAACGGGTCATAGACATAGGCTCCTTGCCCGTTCGCGCCCGTCACCGGATGATCCGCCTCGTTGTAGGCCCGTGTCACCGTCGCCGCTCCAGTGTCGGCGCAGTCACTGAGGTTGGACGCGACCGTCTGGCTGGTGCGGTTGCCATTCACATCGAACCCGTACCCACGACGCGTACACGACGGCGCCTCGGTGCGAGTGTTCAGGGTCTCGTCAACCCTGGTCAGACGGCCGGCCTTGTCATAACCGTACCGACGATCCGAGCTGACGGCCTGCGTTCCTTCGGTGGTGGTGTAGGCCGACCCGCCATCGGTGGACCACTCCCGCACCGTCCTACCCGCAGCATCACTACGACTGGACCAGCCAAACCACTGCTGATCAGCCACCGCCGTGCCCGTCTCCGGATCTGTACCCTTCCCCGAATAGGTCAAATCGACCAGCTCACCGGCCGAGTCGTAGGAGTGCCGGCGGATGATCCCACCTGGCAGCTCTTCCAGGGGTAGGGCGAGCAATGCACAGGCAACCAATAGGGCTCTTCACAATCGAGGGTGTAGTTGGGGTCTGAACCCCCCGGCCTCGAGCAGGGACCTGGCGATGTAGTGGGTGAGGTTGCGGAAGCCCAGGGCGGTGCCTCGGAGGTGTTCGAGCCGGCCGTTGATCGCCTCGGTGGGGCCGTTGCTCGAGCCGGTGTGGTCGAAGAACGCGAGGATGTCGGCCCGGCGCTTGGCCAGGGTGCGGCCGAGCTTGCAGACCTCGACCAGGCGGGTGGGAACCGCTGATCCGATCGAGTCGATCAGTCTGGCCAGGGCCTTCTTGCCGTCGCTGCGGGCCTTGGTGCGGTAGGCCGTGATCATGGCCTGGTAGACGCCCCAAGTGGCCTCGACCTCAACGTGCCGGTCATCAGCGAACAGGGCATTCAGGCGGCGTTGTTGCTTGTCAGTGAGTAGATCAGCGCCGGTGTGTAGCGTTCGCCGTGCTTGGTAGAGCGGATGGTGCTTGCGCCCCCGACTGCCGTGCAGCGAGACCTGGACCCGCCTGCGGCACACATCCAGAGCATCCCCAGCGAGCCGGATGACATGGAAGGGATCCATCACCGTGGCAGCTTTCGGCAGTTCTTCGGCGGCGGCGGTCTTGAAGCCGGTGAACCCGTCCATCGCGACGATCTTCACTCCGTCTCTCCAGGTCTGGGGCTGCTCGGCGAGCCACGTCTTGAACGCCTGCTTCGAACGCCCCTCGACCATCGCCAACAACCGAGACGCTCCGGTCCCGGTGCTGACGGGGGTCAGGTCGATGACCACGGTGACGTACTTGTCGCCGCGGC from the Luteococcus japonicus genome contains:
- a CDS encoding ISL3 family transposase; this translates as MDNATFTTPDLATFCRLDDLGLAVTGQHLTGKRAVLACRPVQPDHWCHRCGCHGQPRDSVVREFAHIPFGWRPTTLQVRLRRYQCTGCGHVWRQDLTRAASPRSCLSRGALRWALEALVVNHLSMTRIAAALGVAWNTANDAVLAEGQRMLIDSPGRLDGVTVVGVDEHVWRHTRRGDKYVTVVIDLTPVSTGTGASRLLAMVEGRSKQAFKTWLAEQPQTWRDGVKIVAMDGFTGFKTAAAEELPKAATVMDPFHVIRLAGDALDVCRRRVQVSLHGSRGRKHHPLYQARRTLHTGADLLTDKQQRRLNALFADDRHVEVEATWGVYQAMITAYRTKARSDGKKALARLIDSIGSAVPTRLVEVCKLGRTLAKRRADILAFFDHTGSSNGPTEAINGRLEHLRGTALGFRNLTHYIARSLLEAGGFRPQLHPRL